The DNA sequence TGGGCTGTCGGCGGATTTGTGCGCGATAAATTGCTGAACAGGACAGTTACAGACATTGACTTTGCGGTAGTGGGCGACGGCCCCAAATTTGCGCGTCAGGTGGCGAAACGGCTGGGGACGAAAACAGTTGTCGTTTTTGAGCGCTTCGGCACGGCGATGGTGCATGTGGGTAATTTCAAATTGGAATTTGTCGGCACGCGCAAAGAAGAATATCTGCCCGATTCCCGCAAACCGATCGTTACTGAGTCTTCGTTGGACGATGATTTGCTCCGCCGGGATTTTACCATTAACGCCATTGCCATGGGCTTGAACGAGAAAAATTTCGGTGAACTGTACGATCCTCTCGGTGGGAAAGAAGATTTGCAGAAAAAAATCATTCGCACGCCGCTGGAACCGGAAGTAACTTTCAAAGACGATCCGCTGCGAATTTTGCGTGCGATTCGGTTTGCCGCCCGGTTCGATTTTGAGATTGAAGAAAAAACTTTTTCCGCATTGAAAAAGACGGCTTCGCGGCTGAAGATTATTTCTCAGGAGCGGGTAACCGACGAACTCATGAAAATGCTCGAGCATGACAAACCTTCGCTGGCTTTTCAGTTGATGGACGAGACCGGTGTGCTCGAGCTCATTTTGCCGGAAATTTCTGTTATGAAAGGCGTGGAGCAGCGCGCTGGCTACCATCACAAAGATGTTTTCAAGCACACGCTGATGGTTGTGGATAACGTGGCTGCGGTGAGCAAGAAATTGGAACTTCGTTTCACGGCGCTGTTTCACGACGTAGGCAAACCAGTGACTAAGCAATTCATCGACGGCATCGGCTGGACTTTTCACGGCCATGACGAGATCGGCGCGAGAATGTTGGGGAGAATCTGTCGTCGTTTGAAATTGCCAAATCAATTAATGAAATATGCGCAGAAACTCACACGTCTCCATTTACGCCCTATCAGCTTATCTGAGGAAACAGTGACCGACTCGGCGATTCGGCGGCTGATTGTGCAGACTGGCGATGATTTGGATGATTTGATTACATTGTGCCGCGCGGACATTACATCGCAGAATCCGCAGCGCGTCAAAAAACATCTGCAGAATTTCGATCACGTGGTGCGGCGCATCGCTGAAGTGGAAGAAAAAGACAAAATGCGCGCATTTCAATCGCCGGTCAGGGGGGAAGAAATCATGGAAGTTTGCGGCCTCAAGCCCGGGCCAAAAGTGGGAAAATTGAAAAAGATGATCGAAGAAGCAATCCTCGAAGGCGAGATTCCCAATGAGCACGATGCGGCATTAGAGTTTTTGTTGAAAATCAAGGACGATGTGATTAATGAATCGGTAGAGTAAAAATTTATTTACTACCAAGGCACGAACGGACGAACAAAAAAGTAAAAAGAAAAACTTCGTACCTTCGTGGTTACCCATTTCATTTGAAAATCATGAAAATTTTCATTACCGGAATCAACGGCTTCATCGGAAGTCGTCTTGCTTTTTCTCTGCTGAAAAAAGGACACACTGTTTCCGGAACAGTGCGCCCGACCAGCGATTTGTCACTGTTGCGCGAAGTCGCTGCTGATGTTTATTCAGGGAATTTATTTCATTCGGAATTTCTCGAAGAGGCAATGGCTGGCAGCGACATTGTTTTTCACGTTGCGGGCCTCGCGTCTGATTGGGGAAGTTTTCAGCAATTTTTCGATTCCAATGTCCGAACCACGCAGCAAGTCGCCCGAACGGCTAAACGAGTTAATGCCCAACGTTTTGTGTTCCTCAGCAGCGCCGCGGTTTACGGATTCTCCGGTTTCAGATTTGCTGATGAAAAGTTTCCAGTGCCCAAATGGAATTTCCCCTATGCGCGCACAAAAATTATCGCGGAAAATTGGCTGCTCAGTTTTTTCCACGAAGCGAATCTGCCTGTTACAATAGTCCAGCCGGCCAATGTTTTCGGTCCTGCCGATCGTACTTTTTTCATTCCATTTATTCGAGCGCTTCGGCCAGGGTTCATTCCCCTGATTGATCACGGAAAAGCCTGGACATCGCCGCTCTTTGTGGAGAATCTTTGCGAAGCGTTGTGGCTGGCAGCGACGTCCCCAAAATCTGTTGGCGAAAAAATAATTATTTCCGACGGGCTGGAAATCAACTGGGAACAATTCATCGCAGCCATTTGTCAAAAATTTAATGTGCCCAAGCCGCGATTCTCCGTACCTTTCGGTTTCGCATTGGCACTGGCAGATTTTTTTGAACTTTTATTTCGACTCTTTCGCATCTCACATCCGCCGCCGGTCACGCGCTATCGAGTTTTCAATTTTGGGAGAGATTATCATTTTTCAACGAATAAGGCCAATCGTTTGCTCGGTTTTTCGCCCAAAATTGGTTTGAATGCGGCACTGGAGAAGACAAAAGTTTGGTTGGAAAAAATAGAACATGGGTAGCTGCTGAGCATTCTCCCGGATTTTTTTGCTCATTATTCTGGGAGAAA is a window from the Calditrichota bacterium genome containing:
- a CDS encoding HD domain-containing protein → MNKKRQKLTTELVLKEIGALTDETGISVWAVGGFVRDKLLNRTVTDIDFAVVGDGPKFARQVAKRLGTKTVVVFERFGTAMVHVGNFKLEFVGTRKEEYLPDSRKPIVTESSLDDDLLRRDFTINAIAMGLNEKNFGELYDPLGGKEDLQKKIIRTPLEPEVTFKDDPLRILRAIRFAARFDFEIEEKTFSALKKTASRLKIISQERVTDELMKMLEHDKPSLAFQLMDETGVLELILPEISVMKGVEQRAGYHHKDVFKHTLMVVDNVAAVSKKLELRFTALFHDVGKPVTKQFIDGIGWTFHGHDEIGARMLGRICRRLKLPNQLMKYAQKLTRLHLRPISLSEETVTDSAIRRLIVQTGDDLDDLITLCRADITSQNPQRVKKHLQNFDHVVRRIAEVEEKDKMRAFQSPVRGEEIMEVCGLKPGPKVGKLKKMIEEAILEGEIPNEHDAALEFLLKIKDDVINESVE
- a CDS encoding NAD-dependent epimerase/dehydratase family protein, whose amino-acid sequence is MKIFITGINGFIGSRLAFSLLKKGHTVSGTVRPTSDLSLLREVAADVYSGNLFHSEFLEEAMAGSDIVFHVAGLASDWGSFQQFFDSNVRTTQQVARTAKRVNAQRFVFLSSAAVYGFSGFRFADEKFPVPKWNFPYARTKIIAENWLLSFFHEANLPVTIVQPANVFGPADRTFFIPFIRALRPGFIPLIDHGKAWTSPLFVENLCEALWLAATSPKSVGEKIIISDGLEINWEQFIAAICQKFNVPKPRFSVPFGFALALADFFELLFRLFRISHPPPVTRYRVFNFGRDYHFSTNKANRLLGFSPKIGLNAALEKTKVWLEKIEHG